One genomic segment of Alkalimarinus alittae includes these proteins:
- a CDS encoding VOC family protein translates to MEFQTIPVLRIFDVEKANEFYLEFLGMTLDWEHRFEKGAPIYMQVSKGNLVLHLSEHSGDCTPGGKVFLNVSDFDSLFKEITSRKYKYNKPSVELAPWGSRTFTVIDPCSNKLLFNELSNT, encoded by the coding sequence ATGGAATTCCAAACGATCCCGGTTTTACGAATATTTGATGTAGAAAAGGCTAATGAATTCTACCTAGAGTTTCTTGGCATGACCTTGGATTGGGAGCATCGCTTTGAAAAAGGTGCCCCAATTTATATGCAGGTATCAAAAGGTAATTTAGTATTACATCTTAGTGAGCATTCTGGTGATTGCACACCAGGAGGCAAAGTCTTTTTAAATGTCAGTGACTTTGACTCACTATTCAAAGAAATAACTTCCCGAAAGTATAAATACAACAAGCCTTCAGTAGAGTTAGCTCCATGGGGCAGTCGGACTTTCACTGTTATCGATCCATGTTCTAATAAGTTACTTTTTAATGAACTATCAAACACATAA